One region of Armigeres subalbatus isolate Guangzhou_Male chromosome 3, GZ_Asu_2, whole genome shotgun sequence genomic DNA includes:
- the LOC134224125 gene encoding carboxylesterase 5A has protein sequence MCRSRLLIILAGLLLLLTVVKRCGAIVGGTRSAPPPLDDPVVFVRYVGQSSRVEGTRSRQTGLYSFRGIRYAEAPTGEYRFQRPTFKRMSGDVNAINNGPPCPQPEPNNPYKVIGNEDCLLLNIFTPQMPDETTGLPVVVWIHGGGYRYGSAAQYGGEPLTQNAVIFVPIQYRLGSFGVIGDGSRDFSGNLALLDMASAVRWVKDYISWFGGDPNQIKVIGHGSGATAAMILTSSTMARSSISGVGAMSGSYLQPDSYDSDPVTSLNEIVTKHDCSAGNETEVVKCMRGKTVEEIIKVDSDLQVSRLSGQRAVHALTGNVGVSPAVEQKDDSRGLPGVITEKPEESLKRGDFPKIPLLIGVTKDETANYIDLKAIESVFSSTTNFLQRTSQIVGLNDFLNPNKSVALLDSLGTVLGLSRYLEIPSTWDVTQVFGKLVEATTDAVFNLPAVITAQAWNKMSKAFFYSFEHRSDNTRGSDFLKGLPLVAKSNNGKQSTRIAHGDELGLLFDTHDVHGNPIEKAAVKSKRDINARQAFATFIAKFAHLNISNTRDDSLFQPFISKGTPYIRLGEQMTLENNFRYCQLSIWGAKLEALNSIPCKSLADGLGNFGKVVGTLTGILGRRPA, from the exons ATGTGTCGCAGCCGATTGTTGATTATTTTGGCCGGTTTATTGCTGCTGCTGACGGTCGTAAAGCGATGCGGGGCCATCGTCGGTGGAACACGTTCGGCGCCACCACCGCTCGATGATCCGGTAGTATTCGTACGCTATGTTGGGCAATCCTCCCGGGTGGAAGGTACGCGGAGTCGGCAAACGGGTTTATATTCCTTTCGTGGCATCCGTTATGCGGAGGCCCCCACTGGAGAGTACCGTTTCCAGAGGCCGACCTTCAAAAGAATGAGTGGCGACGTGAACGCTATCAATAATGGTCCACCCTGTCCTCAGCCTGAACCTAACAACCCTTACAAAGTAATTGGAAACGAAGACTGTCTGCTGTTAAACATATTTACGCCTCAGATGCCCGACGAAACAACTGGCCTACCGGTTGTTGTGTGGATTCACGGCGGGGGTTATCGCTATGGCTCAGCAGCGCAATACGGCGGAGAACCATTAACTCAAAATGCAGTCATATTTGTACCAATTCAATACCGTTTAGGATCATTCGGTGTGATAGGCGATGGTAGTCGAGATTTTTCTGGGAATCTTGCTCTTTTAGATATGGCATCAGCGGTGCGCTGGGTGAAAGATTACATATCTTGGTTCGGAGGAGATCCCAATCAGATAAAAGTAATTGGGCACGGATCAGGAGCTACCGCTGCCATGATTCTAACATCTTCCACAATGGCTCGCAGTTCAATATCTGGAGTGGGTGCTATGTCTGGATCTTATTTGCAACCAGACTCATATGACAGTGATCCGGTTACGTCACTAAATGAAATAGTGACAAAGCATGACTGTTCAGCAGGCAACGAGACAGAGGTTGTAAAGTGTATGAGAGGCAAAACAGTTGAGGAAATAATAAAAGTTGACAGTGATTTACAAGTGAGTAGATTGAGTGGCCAAAGGGCAGTTCATGCACTGACGGGAAATGTTGGTGTTAGCCCAGCTGTTGAACAGAAAGATGACAGCCGTGGATTACCGGGTGTAATAACTGAAAAACCTGAAGAATCTTTAAAGCGCGgagattttccaaaaattcctttgctTATCGGAGTAACTAAAGACGAAACAGCAAACTACATTGATTTGAAAGCAATCGAATCAGTTTTCTCTTCTACAACGAACTTTCTGCAAAGGACTAGTCAAATCGTTGGACTTAATGATTTTCTCAATCCAAACAAATCGGTTGCTCTACTGGATTCGTTAGGCACAGTTTTAGGTTTATCACGCTATCTGGAAATCCCGAGCACATGGGATGTAACACAAGTATTTGGAAAACTTGTGGAAGCAACCACTGACGCGGTGTTCAATCTTCCTGCGGTAATAACTGCTCAAGCATGGAATAAAATGTCGAAAGCGTTTTTCTACAGTTTCGAGCATCGATCGGATAACACCAGAGGGAGCGACTTCCTCAAAGGACTTCCACTAGTGGCAAAATCAAATAACGGTAAGCAAAGCACTCGCATCGCTCATGGAGACGAGCTTGGACTTCTTTTCGATACACATGATGTTCACGGCAACCCTATTGAAAAGGCTGCCGTGAAATCCAAACGTGATATCAATGCGAGACAAGCCTTTGCCACGTTTATTGCCAAATTTGCCCATTTGAATATCAGCAACACGAGGGATGACAGTCTATTTCAACCCTTCATTAGCAAGGGAACTCCATACATCAGGCTAGGTGAGCAAATGACTCTCGAGAACAATTTCAG GTATTGCCAACTTTCCATCTGGGGAGCTAAACTGGAAGCACTAAATTCGATTCCGTGTAAGTCTCTGGCCGATGGACTTGGAAACTTTGGAAAAGTTGTAGGCACACTCACCGGAATACTCGGACGACGTCCTGCTTGA